TAAGTCAATTAAAATAATGTTAAAAAAATACACAATTGTTGATATAATACTTATAATATTTTTTTATAAAAACATAGAAAGTAGGCAGGTATATTATGAAGAAAGTTGCGTTTTGTACCCTAGGGTGTAAAGTTAACCAATATGAATCGGAAGCTGTTTCCGGCATATTTGAAAATGCCGGCTACACAATTGTGGACTTTAATGAAAAAGCGGATGTTTATGTTATAAATACATGTACTGTTACCGGGATTAGCGCAAGGAAGTCAAGACAGATGATAAGAAGGGCTAAAAGCCAAAATAAGGATGCAATTATTGTAGTTATGGGTTGTTATTCACAAACTGCCCCTGATGAAGTGAGTACCATACCTGGTGTCAATTTAATAATAGGTACTAGGGACCGGGATAGAATAATCGAATATATAAAAGATATTGAAGCAGGCAGGCAGCAAATAAATGTGGTAGGCAATATAATGAAAGCGAAAGATTTTGAAGAATTACATGTAGAAAAATACAAGGAACGTACGAGGGCTTACCTGAAAATACAGGAAGGTTGTACTCAATTTTGCTCATACTGTATAATACCATACGCCAGAGGACCTATAAGAAGCAGGGAGCCGCAGGATGTAATAAAAGAGGTAAGGAAGCTCGCTGATAACGGGTTTTTGGAGATTGTTCTAACAGGTATACATGTAGCTTCCTATGGTAGGGATTTAAAGAACACTTCTCTCTTAGATATTATTTGCAAAATACATGAAATTGATGGTATAGAAAGGATACGGCTAAGTTCTGTTGAACCTACAATAATTACGCCTGAATTTGTAAATACTGTAAAAAACCTTAAAAAACTGTGCCCCCATTATCATATTTCTCTGCAAAGCGGTTGTGACGATACTCTAAAAAGGATGAACCGAAAATATACAACTTCAGAGTACAAAAATGTTGTTGACAGATTAAGAAATAATATTGACGATGTTTCAATAACAACGGATGTTATGGTAGGTTTTCCCGGTGAAACTGATTGGGAGTTTGAACAAACTTATAAATTCCTAGAAGAAATATGTTTTTCAAAAATGCATGTATTTAAGTTTTCACCACGCAAAGGTACACCTGCTTATTCTTATGGCGGGCAAGTACCGGGCAAAGTTAAAGAGGATAGAAGTAACAGGTTGATTAAACTTTCAGAGGAATGTGCCTTGAAATTTCATAGAAGTTTTATTGGGAGGGTTATGCCTGTGCTCTTTGAGCAGGAAGTAGATAAAACTGGCCTTTATGAAGGATTAACCACTAATTATATACGGGTATTGTGCAAAAGTAATAACAGTTTAAAAGGTGAAATAAAGGATGTAATGCTTAAAGAGGCTCAAGAGGATTTTATGACTGCGGAAATGTAGGTGTTAATGGTGGGAATAAGCACGGGTGCGCCTAAAAAATGCACCTTATATATAAATTCCGCTCTTGCATAATTAGTATAAGTAATAGTATTATATTAATATACTATATATAATTTTGTATATTATTGATTAAATTAATGATTAAGTGGTAAAATAAGATTAACTACTAATAAGGTAACGTAACCCTTTGCATTTTAGTGCAGATACCGTTAAGAACACCCGCTGCTTAGATGGGAGTGAGAAATATAATGGTTGATAAAGAAACTATGATGTTTAAAGTAGAAAAGAATAATGCTGATGAAGCCCGTGAGATACTTATGGCAATATATCAGGCATTGAAGGAAAGGGGATATAACCCCATTAATCAAATTGTAGGATATATTCTTTCCGGAGACCCTACATATATTACAAACCACAAAAACGCGAGAAACTTGGTGAGGAAATTAGAAAGGGATGAACTGTTGGAAGAAATCCTTAAGTTTTACCTGGAATCCGGACAGCAAAAAGGTAAAAAATAGGGGAGAATATATGCAATGCGTATAATTTGGAGGCTAATATGGAATACATAAAACTAGGCAACACGGGTATTGAAGTTTCCCGTTTATGCTTTGGCGCCCTTGTAATAGGTCCTTTACAGGTTAATCTTCCTATTGATAGGGGCGCTGATATAATTTTAAAGGGGCTTGAGTTAGGTATAAATTTTATTGATACAGCAGAGATTTACGGTACTTATCCCCATATAAGGGAAGCAATCAAAAGATGGGGTAAAAAGCCTGTTATTTCTACCAAGTGCTATGCATATACAAAGGAAGGTGCCGCTGAAAGCCTTGAAAAGGCAAGAAAAGAATTAGACATGGATGTCATAGACATGTTCCTTCTTCATGAGCAGGAAAGCAGACTTACTCTAAAAGGACATAAAGAAGCACTGGACTATTTTATTTCTCAAAAGGGAAAAGGTATAATAAGGGCTGTTGGTGTATCTACCCATAATATTGAAGTGGTTGAAGCATGTTCGGAAATGCCTGAAATTGATGTAATTCATCCCCTTTTAAATATAAGGGGTATCGGAATTGGTGATGGTTCGGTAGAAGAAATGCTGACGGCTATTAAAAAAGCCTATAATGCGGGTAAAGGAATATACAGCATGAAGGCACTGGGAGGTGGTAACCTTATTGCTTGTTTTAATGAGAGTATTAACTTCGTTTTGAACATACCCTACATTCATTCCATAGCTGTCGGAATGCAGACAGAAGACGAAGTTGAAATGAATGTAAGGATATTTGAAGGACGTGAGATACCCGAGGATTTGAAATACAGGGTAAAAAATACCCGGAAAAAACTTCACATTGATTACTGGTGTGAAGGGTGTGGCAAATGTGTCGAAAGATGCAGTCAAAATGCCCTGGAAATTATTAATAGAAAAGCTATCGTAAATGAGAATAAATGCATACTGTGCGGTTATTGTGCCAGTGTGTGTCCACAATTTGCAATTAAAGTTTGTTAGTTCTGTTAGCTAGGGAGGTGAAGTAGTGAGAATAATGGGGATTGATTTTGGTGATGCACGGATAGGTATAGCAATAAGCGACCCTTTCGGCTGGACTGCCCAAGGATTGGATACAATAGATTGGAAAGATAATATGGATTATCCGATTGAAAGGATAAAAAGTCTTCTTGAGGAGTATAATATAAAAAAAGTGATAGTAGGTTATCCCATAAATATGAATGGTACTTTGGGGCCACGGACTTTAAAAACGGATGAGTTTATTAAATGTTTAGCTAATAGAGTGGGAAATGTAGAGATAATAAAATGGGACGAAAGATTGTCGACAGTTGTGGCAAACCGGATATTGAATGAAGCAGGGATAAAATCATTCAAGAGAAAAAAAACTGTTGACCGTATAGCTGCTACTTATATTTTACAAGGTTATCTGGACAGCATGAAAAATGAAAGTATAAAAAATAACTAAACTGGGATTCATAAGCATTAAAGAGCAAGAATAAAAAGAAAAAGTATAATAAAATTTGGGGAAAATGTAGGAAATATTTTAATATTATGTTATAATTAATACTTATTAAACCAAAGGAGGGAATTATATGGCAGAAGAAAGAGATGATATTGTAGTGCTAATAGACGAAAATGGAGAAGAGGAAGAGTTTGAATATATTGACTCTATCGAAATGAAAGGGAATGAGTATGTAGTCCTTTCTCCTTTAAGTGAAGACGAAGAAGATGAAGATGAAATCTATGGGTTTGAGGATGAAATAGTCATACTTAAGGTGGAAACGAATGAAGATGGAGAGGAATCCTATGTGACGATAGAGGATGAAAACGAACTCGACGAGGTCTTTGAAGAGTTTAAATTGAGAATGGAAGATGATTTTGCTTTTGATGTTGACGATGAAGATGACGAAGATGAAGATTATGACGAAGAATAGAAGAACAGAAATTGTGATGTACAGTAATGAATGAAGTAAGGTAGAACGTCATAGTATTTAAAATTAAAGGAAAACGTAGGCGGCCAAAGCGCTATTTTAAGGGTTTTGGCTGTTTTTTTACCAATAGCTGTTTTTTTACCAATAAAGGGACAAAATATTACCGGGGGTCTTTAGAACAATGAAAGAGCTTTTTGATAAAATAAATAAATGGATGGCACGGATAAAGAAAAGTAAGTATTTAAATAATAGGAAGAATTTAACAGTTTTAATTATATTACTAACTCTAATTTTTACAGTTATTATCGGTATAATTATGATACATAATAAAAGGACGGATGAAGAAAACTTTGCAACTTTCCCTGAAGATATCCTTGATAATCAAGACAATAAGGTTGATGATACGGGGGCTAATGATGAAGATGAAAAAGAAATAAATAGTTTTATAATTCCTGTGGAAGGGAAAAGGCCATATGCTGTAATGATAGATAATGAAGGCGTAAAGTGCCTACCCCAGGGTGGATTGGACCAAGCCCAGATAATTTATGAAATTATTGTAGAAGGCGGAGAAACCAGATTTATGCCGCTTTTTTGGGAAACTGAGCCGGAATTAATAGGACCTGTAAGAAGTTCAAGACACTATTTTCTTGACTATGTGCTTGAGCATGATGCAATATATGTGCATTTTGGGTGGAGTCCAATGGCAATGAGGGATATACCAAAACTTAAAATTAATAATATAAACGGTGTTGCTAATGGTGGAGAAATATTCTGGGATTTAACCGAGGATAAAAATAATTGGCAGGATTCATATACTTCAATGGAGAAAATAAAAGAGTATGTTGATAGGGTAAAATATCGCACTACCACGGAAAAAAAACTTGTGTTTACTTACAATACGGAAGATACTGAACTTGAAGAGGGGGTTAGTGCAGAAAAGGTTGGAATAAAGTATAACCAGTTCAATACAAGCGAGTATATATATGACACTACTACGAAGCAATACAGCCGTTTCAGGAAAGGCGAACCCCATATGGAAAGGGTATCAGGCGAGCAACTGAAAGCTAAAAATATAATTATCCAGTTTGCAAAAAACTATACAATCCCAGGGGATAAAGAGGACAGGCAGGAAGTAGAAACGGTTGGCAGTGGTGAAGGCTGGTTTATTA
This portion of the Bacillota bacterium genome encodes:
- a CDS encoding DUF3048 domain-containing protein: MARIKKSKYLNNRKNLTVLIILLTLIFTVIIGIIMIHNKRTDEENFATFPEDILDNQDNKVDDTGANDEDEKEINSFIIPVEGKRPYAVMIDNEGVKCLPQGGLDQAQIIYEIIVEGGETRFMPLFWETEPELIGPVRSSRHYFLDYVLEHDAIYVHFGWSPMAMRDIPKLKINNINGVANGGEIFWDLTEDKNNWQDSYTSMEKIKEYVDRVKYRTTTEKKLVFTYNTEDTELEEGVSAEKVGIKYNQFNTSEYIYDTTTKQYSRFRKGEPHMERVSGEQLKAKNIIIQFAKNYTIPGDKEDRQEVETVGSGEGWFITCGKAIKIKWSKNSREEATKYTDEKGNPIMLNPGQTWIQIISPYAKVDIQ
- a CDS encoding DUF1292 domain-containing protein; this translates as MAEERDDIVVLIDENGEEEEFEYIDSIEMKGNEYVVLSPLSEDEEDEDEIYGFEDEIVILKVETNEDGEESYVTIEDENELDEVFEEFKLRMEDDFAFDVDDEDDEDEDYDEE
- a CDS encoding aldo/keto reductase; this encodes MEYIKLGNTGIEVSRLCFGALVIGPLQVNLPIDRGADIILKGLELGINFIDTAEIYGTYPHIREAIKRWGKKPVISTKCYAYTKEGAAESLEKARKELDMDVIDMFLLHEQESRLTLKGHKEALDYFISQKGKGIIRAVGVSTHNIEVVEACSEMPEIDVIHPLLNIRGIGIGDGSVEEMLTAIKKAYNAGKGIYSMKALGGGNLIACFNESINFVLNIPYIHSIAVGMQTEDEVEMNVRIFEGREIPEDLKYRVKNTRKKLHIDYWCEGCGKCVERCSQNALEIINRKAIVNENKCILCGYCASVCPQFAIKVC
- a CDS encoding IreB family regulatory phosphoprotein, producing MVDKETMMFKVEKNNADEAREILMAIYQALKERGYNPINQIVGYILSGDPTYITNHKNARNLVRKLERDELLEEILKFYLESGQQKGKK
- the mtaB gene encoding tRNA (N(6)-L-threonylcarbamoyladenosine(37)-C(2))-methylthiotransferase MtaB, encoding MKKVAFCTLGCKVNQYESEAVSGIFENAGYTIVDFNEKADVYVINTCTVTGISARKSRQMIRRAKSQNKDAIIVVMGCYSQTAPDEVSTIPGVNLIIGTRDRDRIIEYIKDIEAGRQQINVVGNIMKAKDFEELHVEKYKERTRAYLKIQEGCTQFCSYCIIPYARGPIRSREPQDVIKEVRKLADNGFLEIVLTGIHVASYGRDLKNTSLLDIICKIHEIDGIERIRLSSVEPTIITPEFVNTVKNLKKLCPHYHISLQSGCDDTLKRMNRKYTTSEYKNVVDRLRNNIDDVSITTDVMVGFPGETDWEFEQTYKFLEEICFSKMHVFKFSPRKGTPAYSYGGQVPGKVKEDRSNRLIKLSEECALKFHRSFIGRVMPVLFEQEVDKTGLYEGLTTNYIRVLCKSNNSLKGEIKDVMLKEAQEDFMTAEM
- the ruvX gene encoding Holliday junction resolvase RuvX, producing the protein MRIMGIDFGDARIGIAISDPFGWTAQGLDTIDWKDNMDYPIERIKSLLEEYNIKKVIVGYPINMNGTLGPRTLKTDEFIKCLANRVGNVEIIKWDERLSTVVANRILNEAGIKSFKRKKTVDRIAATYILQGYLDSMKNESIKNN